The following proteins are co-located in the Microvirga ossetica genome:
- a CDS encoding ABC transporter substrate-binding protein: MTHTRRQFIGTIGAATALIGAPSILRAQGQGTFRIGALCPVTGSGSPFGSGMQKMIIAAAEAVNAAGGAAGRKIEIVSEDTQTSPQAAVLAAKKLIDVNKVQAVLGTWSSGVSLAVVPLTNDANIILMNTSGAPALSVPPANSKGLSYRFQATNDRFGRAFAEICEKEGFKRPATMAFNNASGIGNTEGFRKAWEAKGHKVVESVVYEPNQPTYRSELQKVLAANPDVIVTGSYLADTTIIMREWYQSGEPVKWVMPGWAASPDLVKAVGPDVVEGIISVDSVSNENAPSYKAYDEAYRKATGQPGQSNVYAAMTWDMVHALALAIEAANSTDTAAINAKIREVSNPAGQQVYTYVEAKEALKKGKINFEGASSVLDFDQYGDVTPDFGVFFIEGGQLNRRYVVKI; encoded by the coding sequence ATGACCCACACCCGCCGGCAATTCATAGGTACGATCGGCGCCGCTACGGCGCTGATTGGTGCTCCGTCCATCCTTCGTGCGCAGGGCCAGGGCACATTCCGGATCGGAGCGCTCTGCCCGGTCACAGGATCCGGCAGCCCGTTTGGTTCCGGTATGCAGAAGATGATCATCGCGGCAGCCGAGGCGGTGAACGCCGCCGGCGGCGCCGCCGGGCGCAAGATCGAGATCGTTTCCGAAGATACCCAGACGAGCCCTCAGGCTGCAGTGCTGGCGGCGAAGAAGCTCATCGACGTCAACAAGGTTCAGGCGGTTCTCGGAACCTGGTCGTCCGGAGTTTCGCTCGCGGTGGTCCCGTTGACCAATGACGCCAACATCATCCTCATGAACACGTCCGGCGCGCCGGCACTCTCCGTGCCTCCCGCAAATTCCAAGGGACTGTCCTATCGGTTCCAAGCAACCAACGACCGCTTCGGTCGCGCATTTGCTGAGATCTGCGAAAAGGAAGGGTTCAAGCGGCCCGCCACCATGGCCTTCAACAATGCTTCCGGAATCGGCAACACGGAAGGCTTCCGCAAAGCCTGGGAGGCCAAGGGCCACAAGGTCGTCGAAAGCGTCGTGTACGAGCCAAACCAGCCGACCTATCGCTCAGAGCTGCAAAAAGTCCTGGCCGCGAACCCTGATGTGATCGTCACGGGCTCGTACCTGGCCGACACCACAATCATCATGCGCGAGTGGTATCAGAGCGGCGAGCCGGTCAAGTGGGTCATGCCGGGTTGGGCCGCCAGCCCCGACCTCGTGAAGGCGGTCGGCCCCGACGTCGTCGAGGGGATTATCTCGGTCGACTCGGTCTCGAACGAGAATGCTCCGTCCTACAAGGCCTATGACGAGGCTTACCGGAAGGCGACGGGGCAGCCGGGGCAGTCGAACGTGTATGCGGCCATGACCTGGGACATGGTGCACGCCCTGGCGCTGGCGATCGAGGCGGCCAATAGCACGGACACGGCCGCCATCAACGCCAAGATCCGTGAGGTTTCCAATCCCGCGGGGCAGCAGGTTTATACCTATGTGGAGGCCAAGGAGGCGCTGAAGAAGGGCAAGATCAACTTCGAAGGTGCCTCTTCGGTGCTTGATTTCGACCAGTACGGCGATGTGACGCCCGACTTCGGCGTCTTCTTCATCGAGGGCGGTCAGCTCAACCGCCGCTATGTCGTCAAGATCTAG
- a CDS encoding branched-chain amino acid ABC transporter permease, producing the protein MFYAQLLVNGLVQGLVIGLAALSITLVFGIARFPNAATGDFMTFGAYAALSAHKATGSIAMGGLAAIIATGVVSLLAYLAVFRRLAERSVVALLVASIGIAFFIRAVLGVAFGHSQQVFQVPLSRPYVFGGVRITPLDLQLALVALAALALVFAILYLTPIGRQMRAVADNRDLARVSGIRPDRVMIALWLLAGSVAGIAGMMLGIKTIVTPEFGWEMLLPAFTAAILGGIGSPVGAVVAGLILGVVQEVSTPLVGFTYKIAVAFIIMLAVLLVRPRGLFGRLEGAR; encoded by the coding sequence ATGTTCTATGCCCAGCTCCTTGTGAACGGTCTGGTCCAGGGCCTCGTCATCGGCTTGGCGGCCCTGTCGATCACGCTCGTGTTCGGAATCGCCCGGTTTCCGAATGCAGCCACCGGCGACTTCATGACCTTCGGTGCCTACGCGGCGCTATCCGCCCATAAAGCGACCGGATCAATCGCGATGGGGGGCTTGGCCGCCATCATCGCGACCGGCGTGGTCTCCCTTTTGGCCTACCTGGCAGTGTTCCGTCGCCTGGCCGAGCGATCTGTTGTCGCGCTGTTGGTGGCGTCGATCGGCATTGCCTTTTTCATCCGGGCGGTCCTGGGCGTTGCCTTCGGGCACAGCCAACAGGTCTTTCAGGTTCCGCTGTCGCGTCCCTATGTATTCGGCGGCGTCAGGATTACGCCCCTTGACCTGCAGTTGGCTCTCGTGGCTCTGGCGGCTCTCGCGCTCGTCTTTGCAATCCTGTACCTGACGCCCATTGGACGTCAGATGCGGGCCGTCGCGGACAACCGCGACCTTGCGCGAGTCTCCGGCATTCGGCCGGATCGCGTGATGATCGCGCTCTGGCTGCTCGCGGGGAGCGTGGCGGGTATCGCCGGCATGATGCTGGGAATCAAGACGATCGTCACTCCGGAATTCGGCTGGGAGATGCTGCTCCCCGCCTTCACGGCGGCCATCCTAGGCGGCATCGGGTCCCCGGTCGGCGCCGTTGTTGCCGGCCTGATCCTGGGCGTGGTGCAGGAGGTTTCAACCCCGCTCGTCGGCTTCACCTACAAGATCGCCGTGGCCTTCATCATCATGCTGGCCGTGCTTCTCGTACGGCCGCGGGGCCTGTTCGGCCGACTGGAAGGAGCACGCTGA
- a CDS encoding branched-chain amino acid ABC transporter permease — translation MEAYFIAIGIIALIYVILSLGLTLQYGLTGLINFGHVGFFAIGAYTSALLALKGVPLVFSFAAAAALAGLAAWPIGLVSLRLRDDYFAIVTLGFSEVVRIVITSERWLTNGVQGVPGIPRLYDSLGGSVAQLAVLVTVLAVTLVGVWIIRRIAGSPFGRLIEAIRDNEEAVQALGKDPARFKIQVLVVGAALAGIAGAFYAHYITYIVPDQFIPLVTFYVWMAIIMGGVGRVSGAIVGTAILMLFLEGSRFLRDIVPGVSEVDMASVRIGAVGLLLVLFIMYRPQGLMGDYTKR, via the coding sequence ATGGAAGCCTACTTCATCGCGATCGGCATCATTGCCCTCATCTATGTGATCCTGAGCCTGGGCCTGACGCTGCAGTATGGCCTGACAGGCTTGATCAACTTCGGGCACGTCGGCTTCTTTGCGATCGGGGCATATACCAGTGCTCTGCTGGCCCTGAAAGGCGTGCCGTTGGTTTTCAGTTTTGCGGCCGCTGCCGCCCTGGCCGGTCTCGCCGCCTGGCCGATCGGCCTCGTGTCGCTTCGGCTGCGGGACGATTATTTCGCGATCGTCACGCTCGGGTTCTCCGAAGTGGTCAGGATCGTCATAACGAGCGAGAGGTGGCTGACAAACGGTGTCCAGGGCGTCCCCGGCATCCCGCGGCTCTATGACAGCCTGGGGGGATCCGTTGCTCAATTGGCCGTCTTGGTCACGGTCTTGGCCGTAACCCTCGTAGGCGTGTGGATAATCCGTCGCATCGCGGGCTCTCCGTTCGGGCGCCTCATCGAAGCCATTCGCGACAACGAGGAGGCCGTGCAGGCACTCGGAAAGGATCCGGCCCGGTTCAAGATCCAGGTGCTTGTGGTCGGTGCCGCGCTTGCCGGGATCGCGGGCGCATTCTACGCCCATTACATCACCTACATCGTCCCGGATCAGTTCATCCCGCTTGTGACATTCTACGTCTGGATGGCGATCATCATGGGCGGCGTCGGGCGTGTTTCCGGTGCGATCGTAGGCACCGCCATCCTGATGCTTTTCCTGGAGGGATCGCGCTTCCTGCGCGACATCGTTCCCGGAGTTTCCGAAGTCGATATGGCCTCGGTGCGCATCGGGGCGGTCGGTCTGCTTTTGGTGTTGTTCATCATGTATCGCCCGCAGGGTCTCATGGGGGATTATACGAAGCGATGA
- a CDS encoding ABC transporter ATP-binding protein, which yields MSLEIHDISKAFGGFRALDGVRLTIETGSLFGIIGPNGAGKSTLFSVVSGFARADEGQIRLDGQSLDSLSPPARARAGMVRTFQVPREFRHLTVRENLMAAAPKQTGESLLGLFFRPGRVREEEGAIAERVNETIRFLKLSAVADQPSGKLSGGQKKLLELGRALMVEPRLILLDEPFAGVNPVLIGEIMERIAELNTRGIGFVIIEHDLEALTRLVPELAVMDRGKVLAQGAPQAVLDDPLVREAYLGGVS from the coding sequence ATGAGCCTTGAGATCCATGACATCAGCAAAGCCTTTGGAGGCTTCCGCGCCCTCGATGGCGTCCGCCTGACCATCGAGACCGGCAGTCTGTTCGGCATCATTGGTCCCAACGGGGCTGGGAAATCGACCCTGTTCTCTGTCGTGTCGGGTTTCGCTCGCGCCGATGAGGGACAGATCCGGTTGGACGGACAGTCCCTCGACAGCCTGTCGCCTCCAGCGCGGGCCCGTGCCGGGATGGTCCGGACATTCCAGGTGCCACGCGAGTTCCGGCACCTGACGGTTCGTGAGAACCTGATGGCGGCTGCTCCGAAGCAGACGGGGGAAAGCCTGTTGGGCCTCTTCTTTCGTCCGGGCCGGGTGCGTGAGGAGGAGGGGGCGATCGCTGAGCGTGTCAATGAGACGATCCGCTTTCTTAAACTGAGCGCGGTGGCGGATCAGCCCTCCGGAAAGCTATCGGGAGGTCAGAAGAAGCTGCTGGAACTCGGCCGGGCGCTGATGGTCGAGCCGCGCCTGATCCTGCTGGACGAACCCTTCGCCGGTGTGAACCCGGTGCTGATCGGCGAAATCATGGAGCGGATTGCCGAACTCAACACGCGCGGAATTGGCTTTGTCATCATCGAGCACGACCTGGAGGCGCTGACCAGGCTCGTGCCAGAGCTCGCGGTCATGGATCGGGGCAAGGTCCTTGCGCAGGGTGCGCCGCAGGCGGTGCTCGACGATCCGCTCGTCCGGGAAGCGTATCTGGGAGGTGTCTCGTGA
- a CDS encoding ABC transporter ATP-binding protein → MTLLEIDEVRGGYAEVDILNGISLSLQKGEILTVAGTNGAGKSTLAKAIVGLLPRVQGRIVFEGADLAPLPTEARIARGIGYVPQVANVFGSLSILENLQVVVGVKDQGKRIAELFEVFPLLRERKRTRAGSLSGGERQQLAFARALMTRPRLMILDEPTAALAPAKVADAFELIHRLPNLGVSVLVVEQRARQSLAISDRGCILDGGQVALAGKAASLLADDRAAELYLGRATHG, encoded by the coding sequence GTGACGCTGCTGGAAATCGATGAGGTTCGTGGCGGGTATGCCGAAGTGGATATCCTCAACGGCATTTCGCTCTCGCTGCAAAAAGGAGAGATCCTGACAGTCGCCGGGACGAACGGCGCCGGAAAATCGACGCTCGCAAAGGCTATTGTCGGGCTTTTGCCCCGCGTGCAGGGTCGAATCGTTTTTGAGGGCGCGGACTTGGCGCCGCTTCCGACCGAGGCTCGCATCGCCCGCGGCATTGGCTATGTGCCCCAGGTGGCCAACGTGTTCGGATCCCTGAGCATCCTTGAGAACCTGCAGGTCGTCGTCGGGGTAAAGGATCAAGGCAAGCGAATTGCTGAATTGTTTGAGGTGTTTCCGCTCCTGCGTGAGCGCAAGCGGACGCGGGCGGGCAGTCTCTCCGGCGGCGAACGTCAGCAGCTTGCGTTTGCACGCGCGCTGATGACGCGCCCCCGCCTGATGATCCTCGACGAACCCACGGCGGCTCTTGCGCCGGCGAAGGTCGCGGACGCCTTCGAGCTGATCCACCGGCTGCCAAACCTCGGGGTTTCGGTGCTCGTGGTCGAGCAGCGGGCCCGCCAGTCGCTTGCGATTTCAGACCGAGGCTGCATCTTGGATGGAGGACAGGTTGCCCTTGCCGGCAAGGCGGCGAGTTTGCTGGCAGATGACCGAGCAGCCGAGCTCTATCTGGGGCGAGCTACACATGGGTGA
- the pcaD gene encoding 3-oxoadipate enol-lactonase gives MPVIRVNGDDFFVKLDGPATAPVLLLSNSLSSDLSMWDDQVPVWAQRFRVVRYDQRGHGSTVVSAEPYSMDQLGRDAVGVMDALGIKTAHWCGLSLGGMVGMWMLTHAPERIDKAVLANTAAYMGPVELWNGRIETARRGGMRALVEPTIERWFPEHFRQAAPATMDRMRAMILRTPIEGYTGCCAAIRDMDQRTAIRSITNSVLVIIGSRDPATKPADGELIVSSIGNAKTVIFDAAHISNIEQPKAFASTVIEFLA, from the coding sequence ATGCCAGTCATCCGCGTGAATGGGGATGATTTCTTCGTGAAACTTGATGGACCTGCGACCGCACCGGTTCTTCTTCTGTCAAATTCACTCAGCTCCGACCTCTCCATGTGGGACGATCAGGTCCCGGTCTGGGCCCAGCGATTTCGGGTGGTCCGCTATGATCAGCGCGGCCACGGCAGCACTGTCGTCTCGGCAGAACCGTATTCCATGGATCAGCTCGGCCGCGACGCCGTCGGCGTCATGGATGCGCTCGGGATCAAGACGGCGCACTGGTGCGGGCTGTCGCTCGGCGGCATGGTTGGAATGTGGATGCTGACGCATGCTCCAGAGCGCATCGACAAAGCGGTGCTCGCCAACACGGCCGCCTATATGGGACCGGTCGAACTTTGGAACGGGCGTATTGAAACAGCACGGCGAGGTGGAATGAGGGCGCTCGTCGAGCCGACTATCGAACGCTGGTTTCCTGAGCATTTCCGACAAGCTGCGCCTGCCACCATGGATCGAATGCGCGCTATGATCCTGCGGACCCCGATTGAGGGTTATACGGGATGTTGCGCAGCCATCCGCGACATGGATCAACGGACGGCAATCCGCAGCATCACCAACTCGGTTCTGGTTATCATCGGCTCGCGTGATCCAGCAACAAAACCGGCTGACGGTGAGTTGATCGTATCATCGATCGGGAATGCCAAGACGGTAATCTTCGATGCGGCTCACATCTCGAATATTGAGCAGCCAAAAGCCTTTGCCTCGACCGTAATTGAGTTCCTGGCTTGA
- a CDS encoding adenylate/guanylate cyclase domain-containing protein, protein MEVVVNEKILDERLAALEGARAWSPRVISKLESHIRTADDVALFRINPIRFAAEKNIAEAETIDLFLHGAFLGLFEMDWLLLCSACSCVVESFGSLKGVRNQFHCAMCRTDLEAALDDYIAVAFTVSPQIRSITFHRPTTLSAQDFAFAYKLTDEGLLPDGTPFVQMLRSWTSTVSYLPTGMTQLEVDAKEGLLHAWGPDTDAGFDFRVEGEPATSPQTVRIRYLGNRCEPAAGTVAPGRIVFEIENDTGQQGFLGISAVPAKDLPILEISELDFVSYLSGSRLLATQTFRDLFRSETIRAVEGIGVRDITLLFTDLKGSTDLYDRIGDLNALSLVQQHFERLRDVTVRHGGAIIKTIGDAVMAAFVEPADAVRAALAMLQDMEAFNSRLPSREVILKVGIHRGAAIAVTLNERLDYFGQTVNIAARVQSLSDAKEICLTSDVLSASGVKDILAPFAMEQEMAQLKGVHQQMPVFRIRSTNSPAV, encoded by the coding sequence ATGGAAGTGGTGGTTAACGAAAAGATCCTGGACGAGCGGCTCGCTGCCCTGGAGGGGGCCCGCGCCTGGAGCCCGCGCGTGATCTCCAAGCTGGAGAGCCACATCCGGACAGCCGACGACGTTGCACTGTTTCGCATCAACCCGATCCGGTTCGCCGCCGAGAAAAACATCGCCGAGGCCGAGACCATCGATCTGTTCCTGCACGGAGCGTTTCTGGGCCTGTTCGAGATGGATTGGCTTCTGCTCTGCTCGGCCTGTTCCTGCGTGGTCGAGAGCTTTGGCAGCCTCAAGGGGGTGCGCAATCAGTTCCACTGTGCCATGTGCCGGACCGATCTAGAGGCAGCGCTCGACGACTACATTGCGGTCGCCTTCACGGTCTCGCCGCAGATCAGGTCGATCACATTCCACAGGCCCACGACCCTTTCGGCTCAGGACTTTGCCTTCGCCTACAAGCTGACGGACGAGGGACTGCTGCCCGACGGAACACCATTTGTCCAGATGCTCAGGTCCTGGACCTCCACCGTCAGCTACCTGCCGACAGGAATGACCCAGCTCGAGGTCGACGCCAAAGAAGGACTCCTGCATGCCTGGGGACCCGACACGGATGCCGGTTTTGACTTCCGGGTTGAAGGCGAACCGGCCACATCACCCCAAACCGTCCGCATCCGCTACCTGGGTAACCGCTGCGAGCCAGCTGCGGGCACCGTGGCACCAGGCCGGATTGTGTTTGAGATCGAGAACGACACAGGTCAGCAAGGGTTTCTCGGCATCTCCGCCGTCCCTGCCAAGGACCTGCCGATCCTGGAAATCTCTGAACTCGACTTCGTGTCTTACCTGTCAGGCAGCCGCCTGCTTGCGACCCAGACCTTTCGGGACCTGTTCCGCTCGGAAACGATCCGGGCGGTCGAGGGGATCGGCGTCCGGGACATCACGTTGCTCTTCACCGACCTGAAAGGCTCGACCGACCTCTATGATCGGATCGGCGATCTCAACGCCCTGTCGCTAGTCCAGCAGCACTTCGAGCGATTGCGAGATGTCACCGTCCGGCATGGTGGTGCGATTATCAAGACTATCGGCGATGCTGTCATGGCGGCTTTCGTCGAGCCGGCGGATGCCGTCCGGGCTGCACTAGCGATGCTGCAAGACATGGAAGCGTTCAATAGCCGCTTGCCGAGCCGGGAGGTCATTCTCAAGGTCGGCATTCACAGGGGGGCGGCCATCGCGGTTACGCTGAACGAGCGCCTCGACTACTTCGGTCAAACGGTCAACATCGCAGCCCGCGTTCAGAGCCTATCGGACGCAAAGGAGATCTGTCTGACGAGCGACGTTCTGAGCGCATCGGGCGTCAAAGACATTTTGGCGCCCTTTGCCATGGAGCAAGAGATGGCCCAACTGAAGGGGGTACATCAGCAGATGCCAGTCTTCCGGATCCGTTCCACAAATTCTCCGGCTGTGTAA
- a CDS encoding DUF2182 domain-containing protein, translated as MRESTSNRTGHLARPHPAFSPARARLSLLLSLGVLTAGAWALTLHQAIVVAEPMGITAPGGSAMDGMSMDSMSGMAMTGMPVVGWSLQEAVAFVAMWTVMMAAMMLPAMTPMVLTFAAAQARRTRTMAIPTWIFVAGYLLVWLAAGLLVYILVQAGSLVAAHLTSAERERWAPVALGAVLVGAGLYQFTSLKRTCLAHCRSPLAFVALHWRDGRTGALRMGLRHGVYCLGCCWALFAVLVAAGVMSVAWMLLLTLVIAIEKLLPLGQRASAGIGVGLIVLGVAVASGSALMLWLAAGDGGPG; from the coding sequence TTGCGTGAGTCGACTTCGAACAGAACCGGCCACCTTGCGAGGCCGCACCCGGCGTTTTCTCCGGCACGGGCGCGGCTGTCTCTCCTGCTGTCGCTTGGCGTCCTGACGGCAGGAGCCTGGGCGCTGACTCTGCACCAAGCCATCGTGGTGGCCGAGCCGATGGGGATCACGGCACCTGGCGGCTCGGCCATGGATGGCATGAGCATGGACAGCATGAGCGGGATGGCGATGACGGGCATGCCAGTAGTCGGCTGGTCGCTGCAGGAAGCGGTTGCGTTTGTGGCAATGTGGACCGTGATGATGGCGGCGATGATGCTGCCCGCCATGACGCCGATGGTCCTGACCTTCGCGGCCGCTCAGGCGCGACGAACACGGACGATGGCCATCCCGACCTGGATCTTCGTTGCCGGATACCTGCTGGTCTGGCTGGCTGCGGGCCTGCTCGTCTACATCCTTGTCCAAGCCGGCAGCTTGGTTGCCGCCCACCTGACCAGCGCCGAACGGGAGCGCTGGGCGCCTGTCGCCCTCGGGGCCGTTCTGGTCGGCGCCGGGCTGTATCAGTTCACGTCGCTCAAGCGCACGTGCCTTGCCCATTGTCGCTCCCCCTTGGCCTTTGTGGCTCTGCACTGGCGCGATGGTCGCACCGGCGCTCTCCGGATGGGTCTTCGCCACGGAGTGTATTGTCTCGGCTGTTGTTGGGCGCTGTTTGCCGTGCTGGTTGCAGCCGGCGTGATGAGCGTGGCCTGGATGCTGCTGCTGACGCTTGTGATCGCCATCGAGAAGCTGCTGCCGCTGGGCCAGCGGGCATCGGCGGGCATCGGCGTTGGTCTGATCGTCCTCGGGGTGGCTGTCGCCAGCGGTTCCGCTTTGATGCTCTGGCTTGCTGCGGGCGACGGCGGGCCAGGATAG
- a CDS encoding DUF1326 domain-containing protein has product MATVPEWRLAGDWFDICSCDIPCPCEFAQAPTNNACQGMLAWHVRHGHFGEVQLDDLNLLALAAFEGNVWAGEAAVAMGLFIDESADGQQRDALQRIFAGEAGGWPAQFAALVGEFRGIEFVPITFEVADDLAYWRAEIPNRVVGRAEALTGPTTPPGQRVQMLNPPGSEVGPGQVATWGRSVDVRTEGFGFQWSGESRSSKHIPFDWAGPDPVSP; this is encoded by the coding sequence ATGGCAACGGTCCCTGAGTGGCGTCTCGCCGGCGACTGGTTCGACATTTGCAGCTGCGATATCCCCTGCCCCTGTGAGTTCGCCCAAGCCCCGACGAACAACGCCTGCCAGGGCATGCTGGCGTGGCATGTTCGGCACGGTCATTTTGGCGAGGTCCAGCTGGATGATCTGAATCTGCTCGCCCTTGCTGCCTTTGAGGGCAACGTATGGGCTGGCGAAGCGGCGGTCGCGATGGGCCTCTTCATCGATGAAAGTGCCGACGGGCAGCAGCGCGACGCCCTGCAGAGGATATTCGCCGGTGAGGCCGGCGGGTGGCCCGCCCAGTTTGCCGCTCTGGTCGGAGAATTCCGGGGGATCGAATTCGTCCCCATCACCTTTGAAGTCGCGGACGACCTTGCATACTGGCGGGCCGAGATCCCAAACCGGGTCGTCGGGCGAGCGGAGGCCCTGACCGGGCCGACGACACCGCCGGGTCAGCGGGTCCAGATGCTCAATCCGCCGGGATCCGAGGTTGGCCCCGGACAAGTCGCCACCTGGGGCCGCTCCGTCGACGTGCGCACGGAGGGATTTGGCTTCCAATGGTCGGGCGAGAGCCGGTCGAGCAAGCACATCCCGTTTGACTGGGCCGGACCGGACCCTGTCTCACCTTGA
- a CDS encoding outer membrane protein — translation MRTRILGLLAATALTTAGLSAATAADLPQAPPPAPIIAAPIFTWTGFYVGGNLGWGWRDSNNDPVILTGPGVPGGLEGGTLLFGNSNDATFTGGGQIGYNYQIGSWVIGAEADIQGINNDNNSNVVFIPGPGFAGGDFVPGEFENGADWWGSVRLRAGVAFDRVLVYATGGLAYTEDNTGWALGGGVEWAMPVNWFGSSAVTLGLEGLWVSIDQDDDSTRPTGTFTPVGGAPVNVFLPRSNDEQDFFVARAKLNFKFGTY, via the coding sequence ATGAGAACACGGATTCTTGGCCTCTTGGCCGCAACGGCGCTGACAACCGCCGGACTGTCTGCCGCCACTGCAGCAGATCTTCCTCAGGCGCCGCCTCCGGCACCGATCATTGCGGCTCCGATCTTCACCTGGACCGGCTTCTATGTCGGCGGCAACCTCGGCTGGGGCTGGCGCGACAGCAACAACGACCCGGTGATCCTGACGGGGCCCGGCGTTCCGGGCGGCCTGGAGGGCGGCACGCTCCTCTTCGGCAACAGCAACGACGCCACCTTCACCGGCGGTGGCCAGATCGGCTACAACTACCAGATCGGCTCGTGGGTGATCGGTGCCGAGGCCGACATCCAGGGGATCAATAACGACAACAACTCCAATGTGGTGTTCATCCCCGGTCCGGGCTTTGCTGGCGGGGACTTTGTGCCCGGCGAGTTCGAGAACGGTGCGGATTGGTGGGGCTCGGTGCGCCTGCGCGCCGGTGTCGCCTTCGACCGCGTCCTGGTCTACGCCACCGGTGGTCTGGCCTACACGGAGGACAACACCGGCTGGGCGCTCGGCGGTGGTGTCGAGTGGGCCATGCCGGTGAACTGGTTCGGCTCCTCGGCGGTCACCCTCGGCCTCGAGGGTCTGTGGGTCAGCATCGATCAAGACGACGACAGCACTCGCCCCACCGGGACCTTTACTCCGGTTGGCGGAGCGCCGGTCAATGTGTTCCTGCCGCGGAGCAATGACGAGCAGGACTTCTTCGTCGCGCGCGCCAAGCTGAACTTCAAGTTCGGCACCTACTGA